The genomic window AAAGGTGCGATATTTTCAACCATGAAAGAAGAAGAAATAAGAAACAAAATGACTGCAAATTTTTTGGAAATACCGGACATAGATGGAATAAACAATCATATGGGTTCAAAAGTTACTGAGAATCGAGAAATAATGGAGATTGTTTTAAGTGAAATAAAAGAAAGAAATATATTCTATGTTGATAGTGTGACCAGTCCATATACAGTGGGATATGAATTGAGTAGAGAAATGGGCATAAAAACTGCATATCGCTCGGTTTTTCTGGATAATGAACAGGAAATAGAGTATATAAGAAGCCAGCTTCAGCTATTAAAAAATTATGCAATTAAGAATGGAAATGCAATTGCTATAGGACACCCTTATTGTAATACTGTGGATGTATTGTATGAAGCNNNNNNNNNNNNNNNNNNNNNNNNNNNNNNNNNNNNNNNNNNNNNNNNNNNNNNNNNNNNNNNNNNNNNNNNNNNNNNNNNNNNNNNNNNNNNNNNNNNNCGAATTGAAGACACAGACAGACTAAGGTCAACACCTGAGGCTGTTAAGGCAATTTTAGATGGCATGAAATGGTTAGGTCTCGATTGGGATGAAGGCCCGGAAGCAGGAGGTGAATATGGCCCATATTTTCAAATGCAAAGACTTGAAACTTATAAAGAATATACTGACAAACTTTTAGCTGATGGAAAAGCATATGAATGTTATTGTACAGCTGAAGAATTAGAAGAAAGAAGAAAAATACAACTATCTAAAGGTGGAAATGCATTATATGATCGTAAATGTCTTAATTTGAGTAAAGCAGAAAAAGAAAAGTTTAAACAAGATGGACGGAATCCTGTGATTCGATTAAAAATGCCAGGTACTCAAATTATTGTTAATGATTTAATCAAAGGTAGAATGGAATTTGATAGCAGTCTGCTAACTGATTTTGTTATTATTAAATCAGATGGTATACCTACTTATAACTTTGCAGTAGTTATTGATGATATTTTAATGAAGATATCATTGGTTATGCGTGGTGATGATCATATCTCAAACACGCCTAAACAGATAGTTATTTACAATGCATTAGACGCTGAAGTACCTTATTTTGCTCACATTCCAATGATTATGGGTCCGGATAATACACGACTGAGCAAGAGACATGGGGCAACTTCAGTTATGGCATATAAAGAAATGGGGTTTTTACCCGAAGCAGTTGTTAACTATATTGCACATTTAGGATGGTCTTCTGGAACTAATCAGGAAGTATTTACGATTGATGAGTTAATAAAGGGGTTTACTCTAAAAAAAGTATCCAGTCATTCTGCCATTTTTGATATGGAAAAATTAAACTGGTTTAATGGAGAATACTTGAAAAAGATGACTGAAGAAAGATATGCTGAGATGTTAGTACCATATTTACAGGAAACTGGTTTAATTGGTGATTCTATAAGTGATGAGCAGTATGTCTGGCTAAAAAAGGTAATATCTTTAATGAAAAGCAGAGTAAGAAATTTCAGGCAATTTTTAGAATATGCAGATTATTTTTTCACAGATAATTTTCAAGTTGAAAAGGATGCAGTGAAAGTACTTAAACAAGAAGGAGTTAGAGAAACACTTGGTGAATTGGCAAA from Atribacterota bacterium includes these protein-coding regions:
- the gltX gene encoding glutamate--tRNA ligase, with amino-acid sequence RIEDTDRLRSTPEAVKAILDGMKWLGLDWDEGPEAGGEYGPYFQMQRLETYKEYTDKLLADGKAYECYCTAEELEERRKIQLSKGGNALYDRKCLNLSKAEKEKFKQDGRNPVIRLKMPGTQIIVNDLIKGRMEFDSSLLTDFVIIKSDGIPTYNFAVVIDDILMKISLVMRGDDHISNTPKQIVIYNALDAEVPYFAHIPMIMGPDNTRLSKRHGATSVMAYKEMGFLPEAVVNYIAHLGWSSGTNQEVFTIDELIKGFTLKKVSSHSAIFDMEKLNWFNGEYLKKMTEERYAEMLVPYLQETGLIGDSISDEQYVWLKKVISLMKSRVRNFRQFLEYADYFFTDNFQVEKDAVKVLKQEGVRETLGELAKQLDKLNDWSEENIEQVVRNIATEMNLKGKQIIHPTRVSLSGKKVGPSLFALMEVLGKEINVNRLMQSAKELEQ